A genome region from Methanobacterium subterraneum includes the following:
- the larE gene encoding ATP-dependent sacrificial sulfur transferase LarE, whose translation MDIQRKIDSLRNYLNGKKVLVAFSGGADSTLLALIAKEEAKDALAVTIDNGVMPDECIQEAEQIAQKIGIKHRIVRENYLNDPAFELNPPNRCYICKKKMYQKMEKIARDEQYDGVIDGTNISDLMEDRPGIRFNLEKNIEMPLIKSEITSKDVRKVLNQLNIDYNPSTTCLATRIPTGKTITPHKINRISYAENLIKNLTSLDVVRVRDDEGLALIEVKDIDKLIDKDLLDHIVSELKAVGFKRVTLNIGGYGDVKDEMVIYKPCKDGKNKIMFETELPYQLNIPLTCQELGKLGKVNCSREMGIATLEMGEKNITISSNGQIVARRVKDREDAQELLLKVLPCLRR comes from the coding sequence ATGGATATCCAAAGAAAAATTGACAGTTTAAGGAACTATCTGAATGGTAAGAAGGTTCTTGTTGCATTTTCCGGGGGTGCTGACAGCACACTTCTGGCTTTGATTGCTAAAGAAGAGGCAAAAGATGCCCTGGCAGTCACTATTGATAATGGGGTTATGCCTGATGAATGTATCCAGGAAGCAGAACAGATCGCCCAAAAAATAGGAATCAAACACCGTATTGTACGTGAAAACTATTTAAACGATCCTGCCTTTGAATTAAATCCGCCTAATCGTTGTTACATCTGTAAGAAAAAGATGTACCAAAAGATGGAGAAAATTGCAAGGGATGAGCAGTACGATGGGGTGATTGATGGGACCAACATCAGTGATCTAATGGAAGACCGACCAGGAATAAGGTTTAACTTGGAAAAGAATATAGAAATGCCATTGATAAAGTCTGAAATCACTTCTAAAGATGTGAGAAAAGTTTTAAATCAGTTAAATATTGATTATAATCCTTCAACCACCTGTCTTGCCACTCGCATCCCTACTGGGAAGACTATAACTCCCCATAAGATCAACCGTATAAGTTATGCTGAAAATCTCATTAAAAACCTCACCAGTTTAGATGTAGTTAGGGTGAGAGATGATGAAGGATTGGCCCTTATTGAAGTGAAAGATATTGATAAACTTATTGACAAGGATTTACTAGATCATATAGTTTCAGAACTCAAGGCAGTGGGCTTTAAGAGAGTTACCCTAAATATAGGTGGTTATGGGGATGTTAAGGATGAAATGGTAATATATAAGCCGTGTAAAGATGGGAAAAATAAAATAATGTTTGAAACAGAACTTCCGTACCAGTTAAACATCCCTCTCACTTGTCAGGAACTGGGAAAATTGGGAAAGGTTAACTGCTCTAGGGAGATGGGTATTGCAACGCTGGAAATGGGAGAGAAAAATATTACCATTTCCTCCAATGGCCAAATTGTGGCCCGCAGAGTCAAAGACCGTGAGGATGCACAAGAATTACTGTTGAAGGTTTTACCCTGCCTTCGCAGATAA
- a CDS encoding CBS domain-containing protein, which translates to MQIKDIMSEEIHYIQVPGNRANALDLMRKTNVSGLPVVKKGTNKLVGILTRTDLVENPDEEQIALIMTRDMITVSPDDDIRDAAKKMVENNIRRVPVVEKEELVGLVTASDLINKALWKMDLNDPAENYILRNVPTTWERTPLNVAFPIMRYFNLKVLLALNNEGKPSGILTETDFLDESEVVSEQTVHNTSVGTEGDKWSWDSKNVLYVIKNHLQFADKEVRDVATSDLAIVTTKTPVKDCANKMRQRGIEQMPVIDVEGELVGLIRAGDLIKSIID; encoded by the coding sequence ATGCAGATAAAGGACATAATGTCAGAGGAAATACACTACATCCAAGTACCTGGAAACCGTGCTAATGCACTGGACCTCATGAGAAAAACCAATGTATCAGGTTTACCAGTGGTGAAAAAAGGCACCAATAAACTGGTAGGTATACTCACCAGAACTGATCTGGTAGAAAACCCCGATGAAGAGCAGATTGCCCTTATAATGACTAGGGACATGATAACTGTTAGTCCTGATGATGATATTAGGGATGCAGCCAAAAAAATGGTTGAAAATAATATTCGAAGAGTTCCTGTAGTGGAGAAGGAAGAGTTAGTGGGTTTGGTAACTGCATCCGATCTCATTAACAAGGCTTTGTGGAAGATGGATCTTAATGACCCTGCTGAGAACTACATACTCCGTAATGTGCCCACCACTTGGGAGAGAACTCCCCTGAACGTTGCCTTCCCCATAATGCGTTACTTCAACCTTAAGGTACTATTAGCCCTTAATAACGAAGGAAAACCATCAGGAATATTAACTGAAACCGATTTCCTGGATGAAAGTGAAGTGGTATCAGAACAAACTGTGCACAACACTTCTGTGGGTACCGAAGGGGATAAATGGTCATGGGATAGTAAAAACGTCCTTTACGTAATTAAAAACCACTTACAGTTCGCGGATAAGGAAGTGCGAGATGTGGCCACCAGTGACTTGGCTATCGTGACCACCAAAACTCCGGTTAAGGATTGTGCCAATAAGATGAGGCAAAGAGGCATTGAACAGATGCCAGTCATTGATGTGGAAGGAGAGCTGGTTGGGCTGATAAGAGCAGGTGACCTCATTAAATCAATCATTGATTAA
- a CDS encoding universal stress protein has translation MYHKILLPTDGSKFAEKAAEHAIWIASKSNAEIIVLNVIETSSLVGLPAEDLIVRIKEMLKEEGRRSLERISEMVTEEEKEHNIEDIKITLKTEEGSPADAILKTVEKEDVDLVVMGTSGKHGLDRFLLGSVTEKVVRSAKCPVLAVH, from the coding sequence ATGTACCACAAAATATTATTGCCTACCGATGGCTCAAAATTTGCTGAAAAGGCAGCTGAACACGCCATCTGGATAGCAAGCAAAAGCAACGCTGAAATTATCGTTCTAAACGTAATCGAAACATCATCACTAGTGGGGCTCCCTGCAGAAGACCTCATCGTACGAATCAAGGAAATGCTCAAAGAAGAAGGGCGAAGATCCCTGGAAAGAATTTCAGAAATGGTTACCGAGGAAGAAAAGGAACACAACATAGAAGATATCAAAATAACCCTTAAAACTGAGGAAGGATCCCCTGCTGATGCCATCTTGAAAACTGTGGAAAAAGAAGATGTGGATCTGGTGGTTATGGGAACCTCCGGAAAACACGGTTTAGACCGATTTTTACTGGGCAGTGTAACTGAAAAAGTGGTTAGATCAGCAAAGTGCCCGGTCTTAGCCGTTCACTGA
- a CDS encoding amidohydrolase family protein — protein sequence MLNIKNGLVLYGPQMEPTKANILIEGNQIVEVSPHASGGKEIDANGCIVSPSLINSHVHIGDSVVKDIGDGKSIETIVKPPHGLKHQLLANANPQDIINSMKNALHEMMDTGTTTLVDFREGGVRGVSLLKEAGEKIPMRKVILGRHDSFFQPLPHPLTQNIETEIMKNTQKILESSDGIGLSGFGEINDDVVDIITATCAGAGKLSAIHVAEYQEVQHNSLDCTGKTEVQRALEAGFDILIHVTAPLNQDLDLITETGKSVVCCPRSNGALSVGIPPIRDMWDKGINILLGTDNLMFNSPNMFREMEYALKVTRGHYQEYFPPVEILKMATVNAGQTLNQKIGCIEEGMLADIMMVEQLSDNPILSLINRTESKNIIGLMTDGNLVYLR from the coding sequence ATGCTTAACATCAAAAATGGCCTGGTATTATACGGTCCTCAAATGGAACCCACGAAGGCTAATATCCTAATTGAAGGTAATCAAATTGTAGAAGTTTCCCCCCATGCGTCAGGAGGTAAAGAAATTGATGCTAACGGTTGTATTGTCTCCCCTTCATTAATAAACAGCCATGTACACATTGGGGACTCGGTGGTTAAAGATATTGGTGACGGGAAGTCCATTGAAACTATTGTAAAACCACCCCATGGCCTGAAACATCAACTACTTGCCAATGCCAACCCTCAGGATATTATTAACTCCATGAAAAACGCTCTCCATGAAATGATGGACACTGGAACCACCACCCTAGTTGATTTCAGAGAAGGAGGGGTTAGGGGAGTATCCCTACTTAAAGAAGCGGGTGAAAAAATTCCCATGCGGAAGGTAATTTTAGGACGTCATGATTCCTTTTTCCAACCATTACCCCATCCTCTGACTCAGAATATTGAGACTGAAATAATGAAAAACACCCAGAAAATACTTGAATCCTCAGATGGTATTGGTTTGAGTGGTTTTGGTGAAATCAACGATGATGTAGTGGATATTATCACCGCGACCTGTGCCGGTGCTGGAAAACTATCCGCAATTCATGTTGCAGAATACCAAGAAGTACAACATAATTCACTTGATTGCACCGGTAAAACTGAAGTTCAAAGGGCCCTGGAAGCTGGTTTTGATATTCTTATCCATGTCACAGCACCCCTAAACCAGGACCTGGATTTAATAACCGAAACTGGTAAATCTGTTGTTTGTTGTCCACGTTCCAATGGTGCGCTTTCCGTTGGAATACCACCCATAAGAGATATGTGGGATAAGGGAATAAACATTTTACTGGGCACTGATAACTTAATGTTCAATTCACCCAACATGTTTAGAGAAATGGAATACGCCTTAAAGGTTACCCGAGGACACTATCAGGAATATTTTCCCCCAGTGGAAATACTGAAGATGGCCACTGTGAATGCTGGACAGACTCTGAACCAAAAAATTGGGTGTATTGAAGAAGGTATGCTGGCCGACATTATGATGGTGGAACAGTTATCTGACAATCCCATACTGTCCCTGATTAACCGCACTGAATCGAAAAACATAATAGGTCTCATGACAGATGGTAACTTAGTATACCTTAGGTGA
- the carB gene encoding carbamoyl-phosphate synthase large subunit — translation MPRDKDINKVLIIGSGPIQIGQAAEFDYSGSQACKSLQEEGIETVLVNSNPATIQTDVDMADSVYVEPLTPEIVAQIIEKEKPDAVLPTMGGQTGLNVATGLEQIGALEGIKVIGSSVQTIKNVEDRDLFDSFMKKLNEPVPKAKAVSTLEEALEAVKKIGYPVIVRPAFTLGGTGGGVAHNRQELEEIATRGLDMSYINQVLIDQSVMGWKEFEYEVMRDKNDTCIIVCNMENLDPMGIHTGESIVVAPSQTLSDVDNQRLRNASIKIIRALEIQGGCNIQFAVHPITGEYKVIEVNPRVSRSSALASKATGYPIAKISSKIAVGMTLDEIQNDITKETPASFEPSLDYIITKIPRWPFDKFKGISREIGVQMKSTGEVMAIGRTLEESLHKAIRSLDVGSFGFDTVEFDEGKLKNATDERLFQVYSALKSGMSVERILEITQIDPFFLHKILNIVEWEKEINAENILQPPLMLETKKMGFSDRKISQITGLEENTIRKTREKDGIIPSYKMVDTCAAEFEAKTPYYYSCYENEDEVTVSDEKKVIIIGAGPIRIGQGIEFDYCCVHAAMALKDAGIETIIVNNNPETVSTDYDISSKLYFEPLTLEDVMGIINKEKPYGVVVQFGGQTSINLAVPLAKEGVRILGTPHESIDRVEDRERFTEVLNKLEIPQADYGIAHSFKDASKVAEHIGFPVLVRPSYVLGGRAMQIVYDDDELREYMKEAVRISPEHPILVDKFLEDAIEIDVDALSDGEDVFIGGIMEHIEEAGVHSGDSACVIPPQSIPEEVLKTIKEYTMKLALELDVVGLMNIQYAFKMDEDNPKVYILEANPRASRTVPFVSKAMGVPLAKIAAELMMGKKLKDFGLSHEVKINHVAVKESIFPFIKLPEADSVLGPEMKSTGESMGIDENFGVSYYKAQLSAGMDLPQKGTIFISVRDADKNKIQDIAEKAEELGFKLIATRGTALAIQDQVEIDIIRKVSQGSPNIRDAILNKEVDMIINTPSGKQSADDGYYIRRMAVELGIPYVTTLAGARAALNAIENVEKGKIGVKSLNEYHKPT, via the coding sequence ATGCCACGGGACAAAGACATTAACAAGGTACTCATCATTGGATCAGGCCCCATCCAGATTGGCCAGGCCGCAGAATTTGATTATTCGGGCTCTCAAGCCTGTAAATCCCTCCAGGAAGAGGGTATTGAAACTGTGCTGGTTAACAGCAACCCCGCCACCATACAAACTGATGTGGACATGGCTGATTCAGTTTACGTGGAACCACTCACACCGGAAATTGTGGCTCAGATCATTGAAAAAGAGAAACCTGATGCTGTGCTCCCCACTATGGGGGGGCAGACTGGTCTGAACGTAGCCACAGGACTGGAACAAATAGGTGCACTGGAAGGAATTAAAGTAATTGGATCATCAGTCCAGACCATTAAAAATGTTGAGGATCGGGATCTATTTGACAGTTTCATGAAGAAGCTCAATGAACCAGTACCCAAAGCCAAAGCAGTGTCAACTTTAGAAGAAGCCTTGGAAGCGGTTAAAAAGATAGGATACCCGGTTATTGTCAGACCAGCATTTACCTTAGGTGGAACTGGTGGCGGTGTGGCCCATAATCGCCAGGAACTGGAAGAAATCGCTACCAGGGGGCTGGATATGAGTTACATTAACCAAGTGCTCATTGACCAGTCTGTAATGGGTTGGAAGGAATTTGAGTATGAAGTGATGCGGGATAAGAATGATACTTGTATCATTGTTTGTAACATGGAGAACCTGGATCCCATGGGCATCCACACTGGAGAAAGTATTGTGGTGGCCCCTTCACAGACCCTGTCTGATGTGGATAATCAGCGCCTCCGGAATGCATCCATTAAGATCATACGCGCCCTGGAGATACAGGGCGGCTGTAACATACAGTTTGCGGTACATCCTATAACTGGAGAATACAAGGTCATTGAAGTGAACCCACGGGTGAGCAGGAGCAGTGCCCTGGCTTCCAAGGCCACCGGATACCCAATCGCCAAAATATCCTCTAAAATCGCAGTGGGCATGACCCTGGATGAGATTCAGAACGATATTACCAAGGAAACACCGGCATCATTCGAGCCCAGCCTAGATTACATAATCACCAAAATACCGCGCTGGCCCTTCGACAAATTCAAAGGCATCAGCAGGGAGATAGGAGTGCAGATGAAATCCACTGGTGAGGTTATGGCCATTGGCCGTACCCTGGAGGAATCCCTGCACAAAGCCATACGAAGTCTGGATGTGGGAAGCTTTGGATTTGACACCGTGGAATTCGATGAAGGAAAACTAAAAAATGCCACTGATGAACGTTTATTCCAAGTTTACAGTGCCTTAAAGTCCGGGATGAGTGTGGAACGTATCCTGGAGATAACCCAAATTGATCCATTTTTCCTCCATAAAATACTGAACATAGTGGAATGGGAAAAAGAGATAAACGCTGAAAACATCCTCCAACCTCCCCTAATGCTCGAAACCAAGAAGATGGGCTTTTCTGACCGTAAAATATCCCAGATAACTGGCTTAGAAGAAAACACCATTAGAAAGACTAGGGAAAAGGATGGAATAATACCTTCATATAAAATGGTTGACACCTGTGCAGCGGAATTTGAAGCTAAAACTCCATATTATTATAGTTGTTATGAGAATGAAGATGAAGTAACTGTTTCTGATGAGAAAAAGGTTATAATAATTGGTGCTGGACCCATCAGGATTGGTCAGGGTATTGAGTTTGATTACTGCTGTGTTCATGCAGCTATGGCTCTAAAAGATGCTGGTATTGAAACCATCATCGTGAACAATAACCCGGAGACTGTTAGTACTGATTACGATATCTCCAGCAAACTATACTTTGAACCACTTACCCTGGAAGATGTTATGGGCATAATCAATAAGGAAAAACCCTACGGAGTGGTGGTACAGTTCGGAGGCCAGACTTCCATTAACCTGGCAGTTCCCCTGGCCAAGGAGGGAGTGCGTATACTGGGAACACCCCACGAAAGCATAGACCGGGTTGAAGATCGGGAACGATTCACTGAAGTATTAAATAAACTGGAAATACCACAGGCAGATTATGGTATTGCCCATTCCTTCAAAGATGCCAGTAAAGTAGCTGAGCATATTGGATTCCCGGTGCTGGTACGACCCTCCTATGTTCTGGGTGGTCGGGCCATGCAAATAGTGTATGATGATGACGAACTCCGGGAGTACATGAAGGAAGCAGTACGTATCTCACCAGAACACCCCATATTAGTGGATAAATTCCTGGAAGATGCCATTGAAATTGATGTGGATGCCCTCTCTGATGGGGAAGATGTTTTCATTGGGGGAATAATGGAACATATTGAAGAAGCTGGAGTACACTCCGGAGATTCTGCCTGCGTTATACCCCCACAGAGCATCCCTGAAGAGGTGCTTAAAACCATCAAAGAATATACTATGAAGTTAGCACTGGAACTGGATGTAGTGGGTCTCATGAACATTCAGTATGCATTTAAAATGGATGAAGATAATCCTAAGGTTTACATACTGGAAGCCAACCCCCGGGCTAGTCGAACTGTTCCTTTTGTTAGTAAAGCCATGGGTGTGCCCCTGGCCAAAATCGCAGCGGAATTGATGATGGGTAAAAAACTCAAAGATTTCGGACTATCCCATGAAGTAAAGATAAACCACGTGGCTGTTAAAGAATCCATTTTCCCCTTTATAAAATTACCAGAAGCAGACTCAGTACTTGGTCCCGAAATGAAGTCAACCGGGGAAAGTATGGGAATTGATGAAAATTTTGGAGTATCTTACTACAAAGCACAGCTTTCTGCAGGAATGGACTTACCTCAGAAAGGCACCATATTTATTAGTGTTCGTGATGCAGATAAGAATAAAATTCAGGATATAGCTGAAAAAGCCGAAGAATTGGGTTTCAAGCTCATCGCGACTCGTGGAACTGCACTAGCAATTCAGGATCAGGTGGAGATTGATATTATTCGCAAAGTCAGCCAAGGTTCCCCTAATATACGTGATGCCATCCTCAACAAGGAAGTTGACATGATCATCAACACTCCCTCTGGCAAACAATCAGCAGATGACGGATATTACATCCGTAGAATGGCAGTTGAACTGGGAATACCCTATGTCACCACCCTTGCCGGGGCAAGGGCAGCTTTAAATGCCATTGAAAATGTTGAGAAAGGAAAAATTGGAGTTAAATCCCTCAACGAATACCATAAACCTACCTGA
- the carA gene encoding glutamine-hydrolyzing carbamoyl-phosphate synthase small subunit, producing MQEEAKLALEDGTILKGEGFGYQTIKTGEVVFATGMTGYVESLTDPSYKGQILMSTYPLQGNYGVSEEWFQSKGIKAEGYVVREENPYPSHSHSENSLSGFLEEYKIPGISKIDTRSLTLKIRKYGALKGALSTEEIDDDELMAMAQNQPGIEDIDLVDKVSVTQPKILGEEYKSRAVILDCGIKNNSINALLKREIGVVLLPYNTSPQEVMDYEPGALLVSSGPGNPSRVKEAIQTVQKLSNRLPIFGICLGQQIIARAFGARIYKMKFGHRGINQPVKDLQSGKVSITSQNHGFSIDLDTCADLPIDVTQINLNDGTVEGIEHQELPISSVQYHPEAGPGPHDTDYYFDNFLETLKKY from the coding sequence ATGCAAGAAGAGGCCAAATTAGCTTTAGAGGATGGTACAATACTTAAAGGAGAAGGATTCGGTTACCAAACAATTAAGACAGGTGAAGTAGTTTTTGCCACTGGAATGACTGGTTATGTGGAATCCCTTACTGATCCCTCCTATAAGGGCCAGATCCTCATGTCAACCTACCCGTTACAGGGAAATTATGGGGTATCAGAGGAATGGTTCCAGTCCAAGGGGATAAAAGCCGAAGGATACGTGGTGAGAGAAGAAAACCCATACCCATCACATAGTCACTCTGAAAATAGTTTATCCGGTTTTTTAGAGGAATATAAAATCCCTGGGATCAGTAAAATCGACACCCGTTCCCTTACACTAAAAATCAGGAAATATGGAGCTCTGAAAGGAGCCCTGTCTACTGAAGAGATTGATGATGATGAACTTATGGCCATGGCCCAAAATCAGCCAGGAATTGAAGATATAGACTTGGTGGATAAAGTATCAGTAACCCAACCTAAAATTTTAGGTGAAGAATATAAAAGCCGGGCGGTTATCCTGGACTGTGGGATAAAAAATAACAGTATCAACGCCCTTCTTAAAAGAGAAATTGGTGTTGTTCTCCTCCCATATAACACTTCACCCCAGGAAGTTATGGACTACGAACCAGGAGCGCTCTTAGTTTCAAGCGGACCTGGAAATCCCAGTCGGGTGAAAGAGGCCATCCAAACTGTGCAGAAACTTTCAAATAGACTTCCTATCTTTGGTATTTGTTTAGGTCAGCAGATTATTGCTCGGGCCTTTGGTGCCAGGATCTACAAAATGAAATTTGGTCACCGGGGAATTAACCAGCCAGTTAAGGATCTCCAATCTGGTAAAGTTTCCATAACCTCCCAGAATCATGGTTTTAGCATTGATCTGGATACTTGTGCAGATTTACCCATCGATGTTACCCAGATAAACCTTAACGATGGTACGGTAGAAGGAATAGAACATCAAGAACTCCCTATTTCCAGTGTACAGTACCATCCCGAAGCAGGGCCAGGACCCCATGACACTGACTACTACTTTGACAACTTCCTGGAAACTCTTAAAAAATATTGA
- the rimI gene encoding ribosomal protein S18-alanine N-acetyltransferase, which produces MIIREFKRPDLKRVLEIELSSFNDPYPANVLVDIYNLGAGFLVAQEDNIVVGYIIFWIRFEDEGHIISIAVDQKYHRRKIGSQLVGTALEIFKKYNVKNIHLEVRKGNRKARKFYRKLGFIEKTPLIDYYEDGEDAVIMEKLMEDFDDLTAA; this is translated from the coding sequence ATGATAATAAGAGAGTTCAAACGTCCAGATCTAAAGAGAGTCCTGGAAATTGAATTATCATCCTTTAATGACCCTTACCCAGCCAATGTTCTGGTGGATATTTACAATTTAGGGGCTGGTTTTCTAGTGGCTCAGGAAGATAATATTGTGGTGGGGTATATTATATTTTGGATCAGATTTGAAGATGAAGGTCATATCATTTCCATCGCTGTAGACCAAAAATACCATAGAAGGAAAATTGGATCCCAGCTGGTGGGGACAGCACTGGAAATCTTCAAAAAATATAATGTAAAAAACATTCACCTTGAAGTAAGGAAGGGAAATCGTAAAGCTCGTAAATTTTATAGAAAATTAGGTTTTATTGAAAAAACTCCTTTAATTGATTATTATGAGGATGGGGAAGATGCGGTAATTATGGAAAAGTTAATGGAAGATTTTGATGATTTAACCGCCGCTTAA
- a CDS encoding UPF0146 family protein yields the protein MWSDFTEYIIKHYSQSSRIVEVAVGRFPEVGCKLKKHLKGDIILTDIKPYHDWIILDDIRQPDLKIYKDAGLIYSIRPPEELHPYLENLSRETGADLIIKPLSTDSINTKEKMNLVNFKKAVFYKKSFK from the coding sequence ATGTGGAGTGACTTTACAGAATACATTATAAAACATTATTCCCAATCTTCCCGTATTGTGGAAGTGGCAGTGGGACGCTTCCCCGAAGTGGGATGTAAGTTAAAGAAGCATCTTAAAGGGGATATTATTTTAACTGATATTAAACCTTACCATGATTGGATCATCCTAGATGATATTAGACAACCTGACTTAAAAATATATAAGGATGCCGGACTTATCTATTCCATAAGACCCCCTGAAGAATTACACCCTTATCTGGAGAACCTTTCTAGAGAAACAGGGGCTGATTTAATCATTAAACCCCTTTCCACGGATTCTATCAATACTAAAGAGAAAATGAATCTAGTTAATTTTAAAAAAGCAGTTTTTTATAAAAAATCTTTTAAATAG